From a region of the Anaerobacillus sp. CMMVII genome:
- a CDS encoding extracellular solute-binding protein, translated as MKKSLFSIVSLLALLVLILAACGGNNQNEAQPDEKQNESSTDENVNEEKALSGDIKIMVPSGGYYLDHVRNYVAPKFTELHPDVNVIVEQEPDGGQLTARIAAGDIPDVLVGVFGYQPAKFARDNLIVDLKNMPGSQELFDRIAPQYIHEDFGGRYYVPWNATTQMMIYNKALFEQAGLDPNSPPETFEQYLEYAEKINNLGSNVYGNVFWNEALAWGGWYWTMNSQIYYNFNNAEYQLFNELGTDIIFDKEEAKLVEFYEFMEKAQAFAPSTMDGNEFFGRNVGMWLQFGYGWKANLQEAKDHPMVIGDDVGIAPIPVVNAGDTHWSTLDGRSLMVFRSNPEREQLAFELIKFMMEDEINLESLKALEQLPTLSSLVEDEYFKAEDIQPFVQQLQHTIPNEAVAELDDISNLLLQNYIKSIIQKEISVQQAVENAAAEARDILDR; from the coding sequence GTGAAGAAGAGTTTATTTAGTATCGTATCATTATTAGCTTTATTAGTGTTAATTTTGGCAGCGTGCGGTGGAAATAATCAAAATGAAGCACAACCAGATGAAAAACAAAACGAAAGTTCAACAGATGAAAACGTAAATGAAGAGAAGGCCTTAAGTGGTGATATAAAAATCATGGTTCCATCAGGTGGTTATTATTTAGACCATGTTAGAAATTATGTAGCGCCAAAGTTTACAGAATTACATCCTGATGTGAATGTAATTGTTGAACAAGAGCCAGACGGCGGACAGCTGACAGCGCGTATTGCTGCAGGAGATATTCCCGATGTATTAGTTGGAGTATTTGGTTACCAACCAGCGAAGTTTGCAAGAGATAATCTAATTGTAGATTTAAAAAATATGCCAGGTTCACAAGAGTTGTTTGATCGTATTGCACCTCAATACATCCACGAAGATTTCGGTGGACGTTATTATGTTCCTTGGAATGCTACAACACAAATGATGATTTATAACAAAGCTTTATTCGAACAAGCGGGTCTTGATCCAAACAGTCCTCCAGAAACGTTTGAACAGTATTTAGAGTATGCTGAAAAAATTAACAATCTAGGATCAAATGTTTACGGAAACGTATTTTGGAACGAAGCTCTAGCATGGGGCGGTTGGTATTGGACAATGAATTCCCAAATCTACTACAACTTTAACAATGCTGAGTATCAATTATTTAATGAGTTAGGTACTGATATTATCTTTGATAAAGAGGAAGCAAAATTAGTAGAGTTTTATGAGTTTATGGAAAAAGCTCAAGCATTTGCACCATCAACAATGGACGGCAATGAATTCTTTGGCCGTAATGTAGGTATGTGGTTACAGTTTGGTTATGGTTGGAAAGCGAATTTACAAGAAGCAAAAGATCATCCAATGGTCATTGGTGATGACGTTGGAATTGCACCAATTCCAGTAGTAAATGCAGGAGATACACATTGGTCTACTTTAGATGGTCGTTCTTTAATGGTTTTCAGAAGCAATCCAGAACGTGAACAATTAGCGTTTGAATTAATTAAATTCATGATGGAAGATGAGATTAATTTAGAGTCTCTGAAAGCATTAGAGCAGTTACCTACTCTAAGCTCTCTAGTAGAAGATGAGTACTTTAAAGCAGAGGATATTCAACCATTCGTTCAGCAATTACAACACACAATTCCAAACGAAGCGGTTGCTGAATTAGATGATATTAGTAATTTATTATTACAAAATTATATTAAATCAATCATTCAAAAAGAAATATCAGTTCAACAAGCTGTTGAAAATGCAGCAGCTGAAGCTAGAGATATTCTAGACAGATAA
- a CDS encoding carbohydrate ABC transporter permease — MFKSLNRESMWGYLFSLPWILYFLIFLSYPMFLAIKMSFQNVNVIEPHKAQFVGIGNWVRGIQDPLFWQSIFNIIYNQSIFIFLTFVISLGLALLLKEITKGASIFRTIYFLPIVTSVAAAMIIFEFLASPNGPVQHALLQMNIISNPVYWTFEKWLPMPMLAVFNSWKWFAIQMIILLGGMLSIDRQIYEAAKVDGASWWIQFWKITLPLLKPQILFVMTMNVINGMQMFTEVFMIFDLQGGPYNAGLTPVLYLYKQGFDEMSMGYASTIGLLLAIVILILTTVQWLLINRNEDE, encoded by the coding sequence ATGTTTAAATCTTTAAACCGTGAATCAATGTGGGGCTATCTCTTTTCCTTACCTTGGATTCTTTATTTCTTAATTTTCCTATCGTATCCAATGTTTTTAGCGATAAAGATGAGTTTTCAAAATGTAAATGTTATTGAACCGCATAAAGCGCAATTCGTAGGGATCGGGAACTGGGTTAGAGGGATACAAGATCCATTATTTTGGCAATCTATTTTTAATATTATTTATAACCAGTCGATCTTTATTTTTCTTACATTTGTGATTTCGCTAGGACTAGCATTATTACTAAAAGAGATCACGAAAGGCGCTTCAATTTTTCGGACAATTTATTTTTTACCTATTGTCACATCAGTTGCGGCAGCGATGATTATCTTTGAATTTTTAGCAAGTCCCAATGGTCCGGTACAGCATGCGTTATTACAAATGAATATCATCAGCAATCCTGTGTATTGGACATTTGAAAAGTGGTTACCGATGCCAATGTTAGCTGTCTTTAATAGCTGGAAATGGTTCGCGATCCAAATGATCATTCTATTAGGTGGTATGCTTTCGATCGATAGACAGATATACGAAGCAGCAAAAGTAGACGGTGCTAGCTGGTGGATTCAGTTCTGGAAGATTACGTTGCCTTTGTTGAAGCCACAAATTTTATTTGTCATGACAATGAACGTGATTAACGGAATGCAGATGTTTACAGAGGTGTTCATGATATTTGATCTACAAGGTGGACCTTATAATGCTGGACTGACACCAGTTCTTTATTTGTACAAACAAGGTTTTGATGAAATGTCAATGGGTTACGCTTCTACAATTGGTTTACTTCTTGCGATTGTAATTTTAATCTTAACGACAGTTCAATGGTTGCTTATTAATCGCAACGAAGATGAGTAA
- a CDS encoding carbohydrate ABC transporter permease, protein MASFSIKQKKNLSKLGIYFLLTFGAIVVMYPFVFMILNSFKTGTEIMHYPMSLPKEWTIIGYIKVFTALNIGVLFKNSLFIATCVTVLNVLLNSMVAYAISKLRFKGRDVIFKVVLGSMMIPSILLLIPTYSMLYGFGWVNTYQVMIIPVAVSAYNIFLIRQFMTQIPTAYIEAARVDGANEFQIYWKVVLPMAKPVLATVAILSFMGSWNDLFMALLYLRDESMYTLQLGLYSFKTTIPGQFLEQLWAATTLVTLPVVGVFIFLQRYFIEAFSGVGLK, encoded by the coding sequence ATGGCAAGCTTTTCAATAAAACAAAAGAAAAACCTATCGAAACTAGGTATCTATTTCTTATTAACGTTCGGAGCTATTGTCGTCATGTATCCATTTGTTTTTATGATTTTAAACTCATTTAAAACAGGGACGGAAATTATGCATTATCCGATGTCGTTACCTAAGGAATGGACAATTATTGGATATATTAAGGTCTTTACTGCCTTAAACATTGGCGTGCTATTTAAAAATAGTTTATTTATCGCTACGTGTGTAACGGTATTAAACGTTCTATTAAATTCTATGGTAGCGTACGCCATCAGTAAGCTGAGATTTAAAGGTCGAGATGTCATTTTTAAAGTTGTGCTAGGATCGATGATGATCCCTTCAATTTTACTATTAATCCCAACATACTCGATGTTATATGGTTTTGGCTGGGTTAACACGTATCAAGTAATGATCATCCCGGTTGCTGTAAGTGCTTATAATATTTTCTTAATCCGTCAGTTTATGACACAAATCCCAACAGCTTATATAGAAGCTGCTAGAGTGGATGGAGCAAATGAATTTCAAATTTATTGGAAAGTTGTTCTACCGATGGCAAAGCCAGTGTTGGCAACTGTAGCGATTTTATCGTTTATGGGAAGTTGGAATGATTTGTTTATGGCACTTTTATATTTACGTGATGAGTCAATGTATACATTGCAATTAGGGCTTTATTCTTTTAAGACAACGATTCCAGGACAATTTTTAGAACAACTTTGGGCAGCGACTACTCTAGTAACGCTACCGGTTGTTGGGGTATTTATTTTCTTACAACGATACTTTATTGAGGCATTTTCAGGCGTAGGCTTGAAGTAA
- a CDS encoding YesL family protein, with product MKGFYESAFKEKLDTITEFWLVNLLWVIVCLPMITIPPATFALYHVLYKWVKGEGGGLWKEFFHGFKEYFFRSYLIFFGWGLIAVSTYYYYSIVTGEGNSGFATFGMAITILLLIISFMVYVYIIPFHVMLQASTKRIVALSMMFAVRHIGLTLLLFTLLLVTALFVFLLPYLGILAFIPTIIYFQIWLIYRRVLADKERFI from the coding sequence ATGAAAGGCTTTTATGAATCTGCATTCAAAGAAAAGCTAGATACAATTACAGAGTTTTGGTTAGTAAACCTTCTATGGGTCATTGTATGCCTCCCGATGATAACCATTCCACCAGCTACCTTTGCCCTATACCATGTTTTATATAAATGGGTAAAAGGAGAAGGTGGAGGTTTGTGGAAAGAATTCTTCCATGGGTTCAAAGAATACTTCTTTAGAAGTTATTTAATTTTCTTTGGTTGGGGTCTAATAGCTGTATCAACCTACTACTATTATTCAATAGTGACAGGTGAGGGGAATAGTGGATTCGCCACGTTTGGTATGGCAATCACCATTTTACTTCTGATTATTTCATTCATGGTTTATGTGTATATCATTCCTTTTCATGTCATGTTACAGGCATCAACGAAGAGGATCGTCGCATTAAGTATGATGTTTGCTGTGAGACACATCGGTTTGACACTCTTACTTTTCACATTGTTACTTGTAACTGCGCTATTTGTATTTTTGTTGCCTTATTTAGGGATTTTGGCATTTATCCCTACGATCATATACTTTCAAATTTGGTTAATCTACCGCCGAGTGTTGGCTGATAAAGAACGGTTCATTTGA
- a CDS encoding glycoside hydrolase family 3 N-terminal domain-containing protein: MNETKLKDLLEQMTFDEKIAQLMQLATPFFEGAESEGQITGPLAGLGLNEEEISNSGSVLGASGAKEVINIQKAYLKKNRLGIPLLFMADVVHGYKTIFPVPLAIGCSWDLELAEKSAEIAAKEASVSGVHVTFAPMVDLVRDPRWGRVMESTGEDSYLNSLFAKAFVRGFQGSSLENEAYRVAACVKHFAAYGAPEGGRDYNTVNMSERELRQSHLPAYKAALDEGCEMVMTAFNTVDGIPATGNKQLMRDLLRDEWKFDGVLISDWGAVKEMIPHGVAADESEAALKAIEAGVDIEMSTSCYVKNLKMLVDNGSVSEEIINESVLRILKLKDKLGLFENPYRDANEELEQKLVMSEEHRQSAYELATKSCVLLKNEQVLPLNTEQKIALIGPFAVNGDILGPWSWLGSKEDAVTLVDGFKTKLDQANLFTAKGADIDTITEEQWQEAIQVAEQADIIVLALGEHSDMSGEAGSRADIRLPEAQLTLISKLKDLRKPIVTVLFNGRPLDLHGVIEHSNAILEAWFPGTEGGAAIADLLYGDVNPSGKLTMSFPHSVGQVPVYYNHFNTGRPKDASDAQVRYVSQYLDIPNEPLFPFGFGLSYTSFSYRELSLSSEVVTPTEPITVSVQVENTGNVAGEEVVQLYVRDVAAEVVRPLKELKGYEKIWLEPGEAKTVSITITEESLRYHHANLEYKSDRGEFFVYVGSNSQQVQAASFVLEK, translated from the coding sequence GTGAACGAAACGAAACTAAAAGATTTACTAGAACAAATGACATTCGACGAAAAAATTGCACAGCTCATGCAATTAGCAACTCCATTTTTTGAAGGAGCAGAATCTGAAGGTCAAATCACAGGTCCTTTAGCTGGGCTAGGTTTAAATGAAGAAGAAATATCTAACAGTGGTTCGGTTCTCGGAGCTTCTGGAGCAAAAGAAGTCATTAATATCCAAAAAGCTTATTTGAAAAAAAACCGCTTAGGCATCCCATTACTTTTTATGGCAGATGTGGTTCACGGCTATAAAACAATTTTTCCAGTACCACTTGCCATTGGCTGCTCTTGGGATTTAGAGCTTGCTGAAAAGAGTGCAGAAATCGCTGCGAAAGAAGCATCTGTGTCGGGAGTTCATGTGACATTTGCTCCAATGGTTGATTTAGTACGGGACCCACGTTGGGGAAGAGTAATGGAATCTACTGGTGAAGATTCTTACTTAAATAGTCTGTTTGCCAAAGCTTTTGTTCGTGGCTTTCAAGGGAGTAGCTTAGAAAATGAAGCATATCGAGTGGCAGCTTGTGTGAAGCACTTTGCAGCCTACGGAGCGCCAGAAGGTGGTCGTGATTACAATACTGTCAATATGTCAGAAAGAGAATTACGGCAATCTCATTTACCAGCGTACAAAGCTGCCCTTGATGAAGGTTGCGAAATGGTCATGACTGCATTTAATACGGTTGATGGAATACCAGCGACAGGAAATAAACAATTAATGCGTGATTTACTGAGAGATGAATGGAAGTTTGATGGTGTCCTTATTTCCGATTGGGGAGCGGTAAAGGAAATGATTCCACACGGTGTAGCGGCTGATGAATCAGAAGCTGCATTGAAAGCAATTGAAGCTGGAGTAGATATCGAAATGTCGACTTCCTGCTATGTAAAAAATTTAAAAATGTTGGTAGACAATGGGTCTGTTAGTGAAGAAATAATTAATGAGTCGGTTCTTCGGATTTTAAAATTAAAAGATAAACTAGGCTTATTTGAAAACCCGTATCGCGATGCCAACGAAGAGTTAGAACAAAAGCTTGTGATGAGCGAGGAACATCGTCAATCAGCATATGAACTAGCAACGAAATCTTGTGTTCTATTAAAAAATGAACAAGTACTTCCTTTAAACACTGAGCAGAAAATTGCCTTAATTGGTCCATTTGCAGTAAACGGCGATATTTTAGGTCCTTGGTCTTGGCTAGGCTCTAAAGAGGATGCTGTTACATTAGTGGATGGTTTTAAAACAAAATTAGACCAAGCTAATCTTTTTACAGCTAAAGGTGCTGATATTGATACAATCACTGAGGAGCAATGGCAGGAAGCAATTCAGGTAGCCGAGCAGGCGGATATCATTGTGTTAGCCCTAGGTGAGCATTCGGACATGAGTGGCGAAGCCGGTTCTAGAGCCGATATAAGACTGCCAGAAGCGCAGTTAACACTCATTTCAAAGCTCAAGGATTTAAGAAAACCAATTGTTACCGTGTTATTTAATGGTCGTCCTCTTGATTTACATGGAGTAATTGAACATTCAAATGCCATCCTAGAAGCATGGTTTCCTGGAACGGAAGGTGGAGCGGCCATCGCTGATTTACTGTATGGCGATGTGAATCCATCAGGAAAGTTAACAATGTCATTTCCTCACTCGGTTGGACAAGTACCAGTTTACTATAATCATTTTAATACAGGTCGTCCAAAGGATGCATCAGACGCTCAAGTACGTTATGTGTCACAGTACCTTGACATACCAAATGAGCCGCTTTTTCCGTTTGGTTTCGGTCTTAGTTATACTAGTTTTTCTTATCGTGAATTATCCTTGTCATCAGAAGTGGTTACTCCAACAGAACCAATAACTGTTTCTGTTCAGGTAGAAAACACAGGTAATGTAGCAGGAGAAGAGGTCGTACAGCTCTACGTTCGCGACGTGGCGGCAGAAGTCGTGCGTCCTTTAAAAGAACTTAAAGGATACGAAAAAATTTGGTTGGAGCCTGGTGAGGCAAAAACGGTATCAATCACGATAACAGAAGAGAGTCTACGTTATCATCACGCCAATTTAGAATATAAGAGTGACCGAGGCGAATTTTTTGTCTATGTAGGGTCAAATAGTCAGCAAGTACAGGCCGCAAGTTTTGTACTGGAGAAATAA
- a CDS encoding GH36-type glycosyl hydrolase domain-containing protein: MGETALATKNKNIQAGNYSFTFLNTGDLYEATHDNTLINQWLSNTIDGSFNNIYVRVHHEGEIKVAPLLGVRSNSKVQFREQQVIYYGTFEEVEYQVAFHLTEHGIWFWDVSLTGSNVEVDLMYGQDVGIADKGAVRTNEAYLSQYIDHVIFEDASKGYVACSRQNQKQSGGFPYLQQGSLTKAVGYSTDGFQFFGLSYKETNEPEVLQKSSLPNEVYQYEFAYTGLQTEKAMLAEEKQFVFYGLFKPDYPNAITSLEFGDEVTKAWEQVEMVKADRSFTTEKVAVSHLIGKPLQTISVTTEDLEELFPNRIQEEWKDESLLSFFTPTHEHIVLKEKELVVERPHGHILMSGQNDQLKGDTITTTSYMYGVFNSQLVVGNTSFNKMLTNTRNALNVSKTSGQRIYVELEGTYHLLTMPSLFEIGFNYARWYYKTEAETFIISNFTTVDTPEVQLDVRSKSGKKYRFVVTNQISMNNNEYEVPYQLEKEGQILTITATPGSDSAGVYPNLAYRIHVDGAEYTLRDESILVANSTPTSAPLVVLEVKATNEWSMTFQGLLHGEDLPYVKKNIDAEIERYRDFYREVMNGFELSLNDTIPSELEKMNSLAWWYTHNMLVHYSVPHGLEQYGGAAWGTRDVCQGPTEYFMATQKYNIVKDIIKTVYSHQYEDNGNWPQWFMFDQYFKIQQEESHGDIIVWPLKVLGDYLNTTNDVSILEEMVPYTNRESFEFTEEKATILDHAKKQIDYIKNHFLHGTHLSSYGDGDWDDTLQPANAQLKKYMVSSWTVSLSYQVLKQLAQVLANINGEEAAELEALATGIEADFNRYMLQTEVIPGFIYMEEPGKVEYMLHPDDTKTRINYRLLPMTRSMISELLNPEQAEAHYQLIKEQLYCPDGVRLMDRPANYSGGVSNHFKRAETAANFGREVGLQYVHAHIRFVEAMAKLGKVEEVWDGLQKINPVKLKDVVPNADYRQSNAYFSSSDGKFNTRYEAQENFDQLRDGSVKVKGGWRIYSSGPGIYMNQLISNCLGIRPEKGGVVIDPMLPQRFDGLTFNYRLNERPVTFVYILSTNGEKGVRINGEAVAAEEVSNRYRQGGFYIQEAELASKLTDETNLIEITL, encoded by the coding sequence ATGGGGGAGACAGCATTGGCAACGAAAAACAAAAACATTCAAGCAGGTAACTATAGTTTTACCTTTTTAAATACGGGGGATCTTTATGAAGCAACCCATGATAATACATTAATTAACCAATGGTTATCAAATACAATTGATGGATCCTTTAATAATATTTATGTAAGAGTGCATCATGAAGGAGAAATAAAAGTAGCTCCACTATTAGGGGTTCGTTCAAATAGTAAAGTCCAATTTAGAGAACAACAAGTGATTTATTACGGGACATTCGAAGAAGTTGAGTACCAAGTTGCTTTTCATTTAACTGAACATGGGATTTGGTTTTGGGATGTAAGTTTAACTGGAAGTAATGTAGAAGTTGATCTGATGTATGGTCAAGACGTAGGAATTGCCGATAAAGGGGCAGTTCGAACAAATGAAGCGTATCTGTCGCAATATATTGACCATGTTATTTTCGAAGATGCTTCAAAGGGGTACGTCGCTTGTTCGAGGCAAAACCAGAAGCAATCAGGTGGTTTTCCTTATTTGCAACAAGGTTCACTGACGAAAGCGGTAGGGTATTCGACTGACGGCTTCCAATTTTTCGGTCTGTCCTATAAAGAAACAAATGAGCCCGAAGTGTTACAAAAATCATCTCTTCCAAACGAAGTCTATCAGTATGAATTCGCTTATACAGGGCTACAAACTGAAAAGGCGATGCTTGCAGAGGAAAAACAGTTTGTCTTTTACGGCTTATTCAAACCAGATTATCCAAATGCGATTACTTCTTTAGAATTTGGTGATGAAGTAACAAAGGCGTGGGAACAGGTTGAAATGGTTAAGGCTGATAGAAGCTTTACAACTGAGAAAGTTGCGGTGTCACATTTAATTGGAAAGCCACTACAAACGATTTCGGTAACTACGGAAGACCTAGAAGAACTATTTCCTAATCGTATCCAGGAAGAATGGAAGGACGAAAGTCTCTTATCTTTCTTCACACCAACACATGAGCATATCGTGTTAAAAGAAAAAGAGCTAGTAGTTGAACGTCCACATGGCCACATATTGATGAGTGGGCAAAACGATCAGCTTAAAGGTGATACAATTACGACAACTTCTTATATGTATGGTGTGTTTAACTCGCAGCTTGTCGTAGGAAACACATCTTTTAATAAAATGTTAACCAATACCAGAAATGCATTGAACGTTTCAAAAACCTCAGGACAACGTATTTATGTTGAATTAGAAGGAACATATCATTTGCTGACAATGCCCTCTTTGTTTGAAATTGGTTTTAACTATGCACGTTGGTACTACAAAACAGAAGCGGAAACGTTCATTATTTCTAACTTTACAACAGTTGATACTCCTGAAGTTCAATTAGATGTTCGTTCGAAAAGTGGGAAAAAGTATCGCTTTGTAGTGACGAATCAGATCTCAATGAATAACAACGAGTATGAAGTGCCTTATCAGCTAGAAAAAGAAGGACAGATTTTGACGATCACTGCTACACCAGGTTCAGATAGTGCCGGAGTGTACCCGAATTTGGCGTATCGAATTCATGTTGATGGTGCGGAGTACACCTTACGTGACGAAAGCATCTTGGTAGCTAATTCTACACCAACTTCAGCACCACTAGTTGTACTTGAAGTTAAAGCAACTAACGAATGGTCGATGACATTCCAGGGGCTTCTGCATGGGGAAGATCTACCGTATGTGAAGAAAAATATTGATGCTGAAATTGAACGATACCGTGATTTTTATCGTGAGGTGATGAATGGTTTTGAATTATCATTAAACGATACTATTCCGAGTGAATTAGAAAAAATGAATTCTCTTGCTTGGTGGTATACGCACAATATGTTAGTCCATTACTCTGTACCGCATGGCCTTGAGCAATACGGTGGTGCAGCTTGGGGAACTCGTGATGTTTGCCAAGGACCGACAGAGTATTTTATGGCAACCCAAAAATATAATATCGTCAAAGACATTATTAAAACGGTGTATTCTCACCAATACGAAGACAATGGGAACTGGCCACAATGGTTCATGTTCGATCAATATTTTAAAATCCAACAAGAGGAAAGTCACGGAGACATTATCGTTTGGCCTTTAAAGGTGTTAGGTGACTATTTAAATACAACCAATGATGTAAGTATTTTAGAAGAAATGGTCCCTTATACAAATCGCGAAAGCTTCGAGTTTACAGAAGAAAAAGCAACGATTTTGGACCATGCGAAAAAGCAAATTGACTATATTAAAAATCATTTCTTACATGGAACGCACCTTTCATCTTACGGCGACGGTGATTGGGATGACACGCTTCAACCAGCGAATGCACAATTGAAAAAATACATGGTTAGTAGCTGGACAGTCTCATTATCCTACCAAGTACTTAAGCAGTTAGCTCAAGTACTGGCTAACATCAATGGTGAGGAAGCAGCGGAATTAGAAGCTTTAGCTACTGGAATTGAAGCTGACTTCAATCGCTATATGTTGCAAACCGAAGTGATTCCTGGGTTTATTTACATGGAGGAGCCAGGAAAAGTAGAATACATGCTCCATCCAGATGATACGAAAACTCGGATCAATTATCGCCTTCTTCCAATGACTCGTAGTATGATTAGTGAATTATTAAATCCAGAACAGGCAGAAGCGCATTATCAATTAATTAAAGAACAGCTTTACTGCCCGGATGGTGTCCGTTTAATGGATAGACCGGCGAATTACAGTGGTGGTGTAAGTAACCACTTTAAACGTGCAGAAACTGCAGCCAATTTTGGAAGAGAAGTAGGTTTACAGTACGTACACGCTCATATTCGTTTTGTTGAGGCGATGGCAAAGTTAGGGAAGGTAGAGGAAGTTTGGGACGGCCTTCAAAAAATTAATCCTGTTAAGCTTAAAGATGTTGTTCCAAATGCAGATTATCGTCAAAGCAACGCTTACTTTAGTAGTTCTGATGGTAAATTTAATACTCGTTATGAAGCGCAAGAGAACTTTGATCAGTTACGTGACGGCTCTGTTAAAGTGAAGGGCGGATGGCGTATTTACTCGAGCGGCCCTGGAATTTATATGAATCAGTTGATCTCGAACTGTTTAGGAATTCGTCCTGAAAAAGGGGGAGTAGTCATTGATCCAATGTTACCGCAAAGATTTGATGGACTAACATTTAATTATAGGCTAAACGAACGTCCGGTAACGTTTGTATACATTTTATCTACTAACGGGGAAAAAGGTGTACGAATTAATGGCGAAGCAGTCGCAGCTGAGGAAGTAAGCAATCGTTATCGCCAAGGTGGTTTCTATATTCAGGAAGCTGAATTAGCTAGCAAACTTACCGATGAAACCAATCTTATCGAAATAACTCTTTAA
- a CDS encoding MFS transporter, with protein sequence MLRLFKSFSPTVKAYLFMNTFFSFGNALSGIFLSVFLWRLDETFTLLAMYSLSFSLSIMLNFSICAGLARKTSPMTTLRVGILFYIFTYLIIILFQTSLANYVMLVGFMLGMAVSLFSVGAHMSVLDLTTDKRRDKFLYVEGMMLTAGGLIGPLFSGLLIEQFEGLAGYFIVFSVTCLFFVLAILISFKIKGKPIAQRSYFWEVIKNPSKEWKRMYLVMFGEGIVSGVYGTFLISMMIFIVAGGELKLGIFNFGAEVVAIFTFLLLAKISKPERRVLIYSIGAIALFIASVFLSVFPIIIGLLIFGLIKPIASTMIGTSMNAFIYAAIEKDKGYENKRLDYIVVREIPLGLGRIIGIFIF encoded by the coding sequence ATGCTACGATTATTTAAATCATTCTCACCAACTGTAAAAGCGTATTTATTTATGAATACATTTTTTTCATTTGGGAATGCACTTTCGGGAATCTTTCTTAGTGTCTTTCTTTGGAGATTAGATGAAACCTTTACTCTCCTTGCGATGTATAGTCTCTCTTTTTCATTGTCGATTATGCTCAATTTTTCAATTTGTGCAGGTTTAGCACGAAAGACTAGTCCGATGACGACATTAAGAGTAGGAATTTTGTTTTATATATTCACCTATTTAATAATTATTCTGTTTCAAACATCACTTGCAAACTATGTCATGTTGGTAGGATTTATGTTAGGGATGGCTGTAAGTTTATTTAGTGTCGGGGCACATATGTCTGTATTGGACTTAACGACAGATAAAAGAAGAGATAAGTTTTTATATGTTGAAGGGATGATGCTAACGGCAGGTGGATTAATTGGGCCTTTATTTTCAGGTTTATTAATTGAGCAATTTGAGGGATTAGCGGGATACTTCATAGTTTTTAGCGTCACCTGTTTGTTTTTTGTGCTTGCTATTCTTATTTCCTTTAAGATCAAGGGAAAACCAATAGCACAAAGAAGTTATTTCTGGGAAGTAATAAAAAACCCTTCAAAAGAATGGAAACGAATGTATTTGGTCATGTTTGGCGAAGGGATTGTCTCAGGAGTATATGGAACATTCCTTATATCGATGATGATTTTTATTGTAGCTGGGGGCGAACTGAAGTTAGGTATATTTAATTTTGGTGCAGAAGTTGTCGCGATCTTTACCTTTTTATTACTAGCAAAAATTTCAAAACCCGAACGAAGAGTTCTAATCTATTCGATTGGGGCAATAGCGTTATTTATTGCATCCGTTTTTCTATCCGTGTTTCCAATAATAATTGGCTTGCTTATCTTTGGGCTGATAAAACCGATCGCGTCCACTATGATCGGGACGTCGATGAATGCTTTCATTTATGCTGCCATTGAAAAAGACAAAGGGTATGAAAACAAACGTTTAGATTACATCGTAGTTAGGGAGATCCCGCTTGGGCTAGGACGAATTATTGGGATATTCATTTTTTAG
- a CDS encoding YvrJ family protein, with translation MEIWLPLISEYGFPVMITLYLLYRIEAKLDLLNDSVAQLAVILQGNTLVDESKKQFKFKA, from the coding sequence ATGGAAATATGGCTTCCTCTTATCAGTGAATACGGGTTCCCAGTGATGATTACGTTGTATTTACTCTACCGGATTGAAGCAAAGCTCGATCTTCTTAATGACTCGGTAGCCCAGTTAGCAGTGATCTTACAAGGCAACACACTCGTTGATGAGTCAAAGAAACAGTTCAAATTTAAGGCGTAA
- a CDS encoding DUF2922 domain-containing protein yields MAKKIELIFKNEAGKNVVLSLDNPFEPVNPALVAQVMEQVIAENAFISSGGALVSKHAARIVERNVSDIQI; encoded by the coding sequence ATGGCGAAAAAAATTGAACTAATTTTCAAAAATGAAGCTGGAAAGAACGTAGTCCTATCGTTGGACAACCCTTTTGAACCAGTAAACCCAGCATTAGTGGCGCAGGTCATGGAACAAGTCATTGCCGAGAACGCATTTATTTCATCAGGAGGCGCACTAGTAAGCAAGCATGCCGCTAGAATCGTCGAGCGCAACGTGTCTGATATTCAAATCTAG